From Vitis vinifera cultivar Pinot Noir 40024 chromosome 14, ASM3070453v1, a single genomic window includes:
- the LOC104881487 gene encoding uncharacterized protein LOC104881487: MGCDGNNQLFPLAFALTDGENVDSWGWFLACIRNRVTQRRGLCVISDHHPGIMTAFADVYLGWSEPNAYHRICMRHLASNFMTHFKDKCLKQLLCKAALETKVEKFNMHMETIERINQDALSWLEAIPFEKWALSHDGGRRYGIMTTNMSEVFNSVLKGARSFPITAFVQLTFYRVNSYFAVRREHGASRLASGEQDTPYVDAKINANVVKTSSHEVVLYDHFQGLFHVKASRGSKKTSFGGRTYCVNLREYGCTCGKTRIYGFPCSHILAACHFRSIDFRSFVQHYYTIQSYFSTWAPLFNPIHNEYEWPPYVGPVIVPTDSMKRVSGG; encoded by the coding sequence ATGGGCTGTGATGGAAATAATCAATTGTTTCCTCTTGCTTTTGCATTAACTGATGGTGAAAATGTTGATAGTTGGGGATGGTTTTTGGCATGTATTAGAAATCGAGTAACTCAAAGGAGGGGTCTTTGTGTTATCTCTGATCATCATCCGGGCATTATGACTGCGTTTGCTGATGTTTATCTTGGTTGGTCTGAGCCAAATGCATATCATCGAATTTGTATGCGCCATCTTGCTAGCAACTTTATGACTCACTTTAAGGACAAATGCTTGAAACAACTTTTATGCAAAGCCGCCTTAGAAACTAAGGTAGAAAAATTCAACATGCATATGGAGACAATTGAGAGAATCAATCAAGACGCACTCAGCTGGTTGGAGGCTATTCCCTTTGAGAAATGGGCACTATCACATGATGGAGGTCGACGATATGGCATAATGACTACGAACATGTCAGAAGTGTTCAATAGTGTGCTTAAAGGGGCACGAAGTTTCCCTATCACCGCATTTGTTCAATTGACATTCTATCGAGTTAATAGTTACTTTGCTGTAAGAAGAGAACATGGTGCTAGTCGACTTGCTTCAGGTGAACAAGACACTCCTTATGTTGATGCTAAGATTAATGCAAATGTTGTTAAGACAAGTTCTCATGAGGTTGTTTTGTATGACCATTTCCAAGGACTGTTTCATGTGAAGGCCAGTAGGGGTAGTAAAAAGACATCATTTGGTGGAAGAACATATTGTGTTAACCTACGTGAGTATGGATGCACATGTGGCAAAACACGCATATATGGATTCCCATGTAGTCATATTCTAGCGGCATGTCATTTTCGTTCAATTGATTTTAGATCATTTGTTCAACATTATTATACTATACAATCGTACTTTAGCACTTGGGCACCACTGTTTAACCCCATACACAATGAGTATGAGTGGCCACCATATGTTGGTCCAGTTATTGTGCCTACAGATTCAATGAAACGTGTGTCAGGTGGATGA
- the LOC100256928 gene encoding pentatricopeptide repeat-containing protein At1g62910, which produces MMKIMTRATMASSSPGSGTCMLSLPPHFLSSSQNNFQSKSLHFNTLDDALSSFHRMLHMHPPPPIFEFAKLLTSIAKMKHYSTVLSLSKKMDSFGIPPDVYTLTIVINSFCHLNRVDFALSVLAKILKLGHQPDTATFTTLVRGLCVVGKIGEALDVFDKMVGEGFQPNVVTYGTLMNGLCKVGNTSAAIRLLRSMVQKCCQPNLIAYNTIIDSLCKDRQLTEALNLFSEMIAKGISPDIFTYNSLIHALCNLCEWKHVTTLLNEMVKSKIMPNVVSLNIVVDALCKEGKVTEAHDVVDMMIQGGVEPDVVTYAALMDGHCLRSEMDEAVKVFDMMVRNGCVCNVVSYNTLINGYCKIQRIDKAMYLFEEMCRQELIPNTMTYSTLIHGLCHVGRLQDAIALFNEMVACGQIPNLVTYSILLDYLCKNHRLAEAMALLKAIEGSNLDPDVQVYNIAIDGMCRAGDLEAARDLFSNLAPRGLQPDVWTHNIMIRGLCKRGLLDEASKLFREMDENGCLRNGCTYNTITQGLLQNNKTSRAIQLLEEMLARGFSADVSTTALLVKMLSDDGLDQSVKQILCEFMR; this is translated from the coding sequence ATGATGAAGATAATGACAAGGGCGACAATGGCTTCTTCTTCTCCTGGTTCCGGTACATGCATGCTTTCTCTTCCTCCCCATTTCTTGTCTTCATCACAAAATAACTTTCAGTCGAAATCCCTTCATTTTAATACCCTCGATGATGCCCTCTCTTCTTTTCATCGAATGCTTCATATGCATCCTCCTCCCCCCATCTTTGAATTCGCTAAACTTTTAACCTCCATCGCTAAAATGAAACACTACTCCACTGTGCTTTCTCTTTCCAAGAAAATGGATTCTTTTGGAATTCCACCTGATGTTTACACTCTCACCATCGTCATCAACTCTTTCTGCCATTTGAATCGGGTGGACTTCGCTTTATCCGTTTTAGCCAAAATCCTCAAACTTGGGCATCAACCCGACACCGCAACCTTCACCACTCTGGTTAGGGGGCTCTGTGTTGTGGGTAAAATTGGTGAAGCCCTCGACGTGTTTGATAAAATGGTTGGGGAAGGTTTTCAACCCAATGTAGTCACTTATGGAACTCTGATGAACGGGTTATGCAAAGTGGGCAACACTAGTGCCGCCATCAGGTTACTTAGGAGCATGGTACAAAAATGTTGTCAGCCTAATTTAATTGCTTATAACACCATCATTGATAGCCTTTGTAAGGATAGACAACTAACTGAGGCTCTCAACCTTTTCTCTGAGATGATCGCTAAAGGCATTTCACCTGATATTTTTACTTACAACTCATTAATTCACGCTCTGTGTAATTTATGTGAGTGGAAACATGTCACAACACTGCTCAATGAAATGGTAAAGAGCAAGATAATGCCAAATgtagttagtttaaatatagTGGTGGATGCACTCTGTAAAGAAGGAAAGGTCACAGAGGCACATGATGTAGTCGACATGATGATTCAAGGAGGTGTGGAGCCTGATGTAGTTACCTACGCTGCATTGATGGATGGACACTGTTTGCGATCTGAAATGGACGAGGCAGTTAAAGTATTTGATATGATGGTTCGAAATGGCTGTGTGTGTAATGTTGTCAGCTATAACACCTTAATCAATGGTTATTGCAAGATTCAAAGGATAGATAAGGCCATGTATCTCTTTGAAGAAATGTGTCGACAAGAATTGATTCCTAACACCATGACTTACAGCACTCTTATACATGGCTTGTGCCATGTGGGAAGACTCCAGGATGCAATAGCACTTTTTAATGAGATGGTAGCTTGTGGCCAAATTCCAAATCTTGTTACTTACAGCATTTTATTGGACTATCTATGCAAAAATCATCGTCTTGCTGAAGCTATGGCTTTGTTGAAAGCTATTGAAGGCAGTAATTTGGATCCAGATGTACAAGTTTATAATATTGCCATTGATGGGATGTGTAGAGCTGGTGACCTTGAAGCTGCAAGGGACCTCTTTTCTAATCTTGCCCCCAGAGGTTTGCAGCCTGATGTTTGGACTCATAATATTATGATCCGTGGGCTTTGTAAAAGAGGGTTATTAGATGAGGCAAGTAAGTTATTTAGGGAAATGGATGAGAATGGTTGCTTGCGGAATGGTTGCACTTACAATACAATTACCCAAGgacttttacaaaataataagacATCAAGAGCAATTCAACTTCTTGAAGAAATGCTTGCAAGGGGATTTTCTGCTGATGTGTCCACCACCGCATTGTTGGTGAAAATGTTATCTGATGATGGATTGGATCAATCTGTAAAACAAATTCTATGTGAGTTCATGCGGTGA